A stretch of the TM7 phylum sp. oral taxon 349 genome encodes the following:
- the rpmC gene encoding 50S ribosomal protein L29, with protein MADTKKTAKKADVVKTIDELRAELATKQQDLNDSRRSHKAGELVNPRVLGQIRKEIARLHTAIHAAELKEEQ; from the coding sequence ATGGCAGATACGAAAAAAACTGCTAAAAAAGCCGATGTCGTGAAAACGATTGACGAGCTGCGTGCTGAGCTCGCAACTAAGCAGCAGGATTTAAACGATTCTCGCCGCTCGCATAAAGCTGGCGAATTAGTCAACCCGCGCGTACTTGGACAAATTCGCAAAGAAATCGCGCGCTTACATACCGCGATTCATGCCGCAGAATTAAAGGAGGAACAGTAA
- a CDS encoding NUDIX hydrolase produces MISNQVIATIADGDVGLPTVQTSHEKSVRTGARAILFDDDNEVALVYETAYDHYKLPGGCVEPGETLEQALRREIAEEVGATIRSIRYIGVVESHLARYNEDCSQHYFTAKIDGEIGKSAWIDEEELHGCSIVWCKDIAQAINKVQNATSQEYVHIFERARELASLRWAEHIFRQQNSTVSSLGDVHSTL; encoded by the coding sequence ATGATTTCTAACCAAGTTATAGCGACGATAGCAGATGGTGACGTAGGGCTACCCACAGTACAAACTTCTCATGAGAAATCAGTACGCACGGGTGCGCGGGCGATTTTATTTGATGACGACAATGAAGTTGCGCTGGTATATGAAACGGCGTACGATCATTATAAATTGCCTGGTGGATGTGTCGAGCCGGGCGAGACGCTTGAACAGGCATTACGCCGAGAAATTGCAGAAGAGGTCGGGGCAACAATAAGGAGTATTAGATATATAGGAGTCGTGGAGTCCCACCTAGCAAGGTACAACGAGGATTGCAGCCAGCACTATTTTACCGCTAAGATAGACGGTGAAATTGGTAAGAGCGCCTGGATCGACGAAGAAGAGCTGCACGGCTGCTCAATTGTCTGGTGTAAAGATATCGCACAAGCTATTAATAAAGTTCAAAACGCAACGTCGCAAGAGTATGTTCATATTTTTGAAAGAGCACGAGAGCTAGCGAGCTTACGATGGGCGGAGCATATCTTTCGGCAACAAAATTCTACGGTTTCCAGTCTGGGCGATGTGCATTCAACTTTGTAA
- a CDS encoding YbaB/EbfC family nucleoid-associated protein has protein sequence MALNQMKMLNDLRKAQKALAKEIVEVEAGDGAVIVQITGELKIKSIKIDPAYVDLDDIHQLEHWIEIAIRDGMAKAQEIAAEKMKPLMGGLGNLGL, from the coding sequence ATGGCGTTGAACCAAATGAAGATGTTGAACGATTTACGTAAGGCGCAGAAGGCGCTCGCAAAAGAAATTGTTGAGGTTGAGGCAGGTGATGGCGCGGTGATCGTGCAAATCACTGGCGAGCTAAAAATTAAATCAATTAAAATTGATCCGGCGTACGTTGATTTGGATGATATCCATCAGCTGGAGCACTGGATTGAGATTGCTATTCGCGACGGTATGGCAAAGGCTCAGGAAATTGCCGCCGAAAAGATGAAACCACTCATGGGTGGCTTGGGCAATTTAGGATTGTAA
- the dnaB gene encoding replicative DNA helicase, with amino-acid sequence MPTKQVDAKIPPQNIDAEMSLLGAILIDDDVLADASEIVKPADFYDQRHQTVFAAMMRLYERHKPVDLLTLTDELKKKDKLELVGGSSYLTELTNYVPTAAHASSYADIVAQKAVRRRLIKASADIGEMGFNEETSTAELLEKAEAELFNVSDQSLKQDLVSIENILDESFSRIEELHRNKGQLRGIRTGYQDLDNMTAGLQRSDLIILAARPAMGKTTLVTNLAYNIATIAKLPVLFFSLEMSKEQLIDRMLADASGVDSWNIRTGNLSDDDFSKISEAMGEMAEAPIFIDDTPGLSVLEMRTKARRAMHDQPLGLIVVDYLQLMQAANNHNGNRVQEVSEISRGLKLIARELDVPLIALSQLSRSVESRTPPIPQLADLRESGSIEQDADLVSFIYRPGYYEPDNPEVQNITDLIIAKHRNGPTGKVQLYFHPERLRFMSLDRRHE; translated from the coding sequence ATGCCTACAAAACAAGTTGATGCCAAGATCCCGCCACAAAATATTGATGCCGAAATGAGCTTACTTGGTGCAATCCTCATTGACGACGATGTGCTCGCTGACGCGTCGGAAATTGTCAAACCGGCGGATTTTTACGATCAGCGCCATCAAACTGTTTTTGCTGCCATGATGCGTTTGTACGAACGCCACAAGCCGGTGGATTTGCTAACGTTAACTGATGAACTAAAAAAGAAAGATAAATTGGAGCTTGTTGGCGGCAGCAGCTACCTCACTGAGCTGACAAATTACGTACCAACCGCCGCGCATGCTAGCAGCTATGCCGACATTGTTGCACAAAAAGCTGTTCGCCGCCGTCTCATTAAAGCAAGTGCTGATATTGGCGAAATGGGATTTAACGAGGAAACATCTACTGCCGAGCTGCTCGAAAAAGCTGAAGCGGAATTATTTAATGTGTCTGATCAGTCGCTTAAACAGGACTTGGTGAGTATTGAAAATATTCTCGACGAAAGTTTCAGCCGTATTGAAGAATTGCACCGCAACAAAGGACAATTACGCGGCATTCGTACTGGCTATCAAGACCTTGATAATATGACAGCTGGATTACAGCGCAGCGACTTAATCATTCTCGCAGCACGTCCAGCGATGGGTAAAACGACGCTCGTGACAAACCTCGCCTATAATATTGCAACAATCGCGAAATTGCCCGTTCTATTTTTCAGTCTAGAGATGAGTAAAGAGCAACTGATCGACCGCATGCTTGCTGATGCCTCTGGTGTTGACAGCTGGAATATCCGCACCGGTAATTTGAGTGACGACGATTTCAGTAAAATCAGTGAAGCGATGGGAGAAATGGCAGAAGCGCCAATCTTCATTGATGATACGCCAGGACTTAGCGTGTTGGAGATGCGCACTAAAGCTCGCCGCGCTATGCATGACCAGCCGCTCGGACTAATCGTCGTGGACTACCTCCAGCTCATGCAAGCAGCAAACAATCACAATGGCAATCGCGTGCAGGAAGTGAGCGAAATTTCGCGAGGACTTAAGCTTATTGCGCGCGAGCTCGATGTACCGCTCATTGCCCTCAGCCAGCTGAGCCGCTCGGTTGAAAGCCGCACGCCGCCAATCCCGCAGCTTGCCGATCTGCGCGAATCGGGAAGTATTGAGCAGGACGCCGACCTCGTATCGTTCATTTACCGTCCCGGCTACTATGAGCCGGATAATCCTGAAGTGCAAAATATCACTGATTTGATTATCGCCAAGCACCGCAATGGTCCGACAGGCAAAGTGCAATTATACTTCCATCCGGAACGCTTGCGTTTCATGTCACTTGACCGCCGTCACGAGTAA
- a CDS encoding glycosyltransferase family 39 protein gives MKSHVTDYVLYRWRFGLGLLVIAVIIGVIVWGGALQTPGELRPEEIKSVSISSSLSKNSLDPAMIVNFPYHLLQRLSIYAFGATTFAIKLPSLVLATFTILGILVLTQSWLKRNVAMITTMALATTTQFLFMAQDGTPAITFNAIAVWLLVAGLRVTRGKYFHTFWKILGGVLMAVALYVPLGIYVVVSLLITSVLHPHIRYIMKRLGKTKLLMAAILGLASTVPLVYAIIIQPSTALELAGVPSNISFTRIRTTALQAVLDLVGFSADSSGALLRPAYSLTLALVALIGLYRLVMTRYTARSYVTIILSVLLVPLILLTPAHISALFFVMTILIATGFDFLIRYWYRLFPRNPYARLAGLLPLAVLVIGIIATNVTHYMDGYRYAPNVLAHYSSDLNLIHAYASKHDQMALVATEQEREFYHIVAERSPKITLRDQADQSPGTIVLTRDARRAMPAAPESWQLECIITNGRAEQSDRLYVYKILQ, from the coding sequence ATGAAATCGCACGTCACAGATTACGTTCTTTATCGTTGGCGCTTTGGACTGGGGTTGTTGGTAATTGCAGTGATTATCGGCGTGATCGTATGGGGCGGTGCACTACAAACGCCAGGCGAATTGCGCCCTGAAGAAATCAAATCGGTATCAATAAGCAGCTCGCTCTCAAAAAACTCGCTTGACCCAGCGATGATCGTTAATTTCCCGTATCATTTGCTGCAGCGGCTAAGTATTTATGCGTTCGGCGCGACGACATTTGCAATTAAGCTGCCATCTCTTGTGCTAGCGACATTTACCATTCTTGGTATACTTGTACTAACGCAATCGTGGCTAAAGCGTAACGTCGCGATGATCACGACGATGGCGCTCGCTACAACAACGCAATTTTTGTTCATGGCGCAAGACGGTACGCCAGCGATTACATTTAACGCAATCGCCGTCTGGCTACTCGTAGCAGGATTACGCGTGACCCGCGGTAAATATTTTCATACTTTTTGGAAGATTTTAGGCGGCGTTCTAATGGCGGTGGCATTGTATGTGCCGCTTGGAATTTACGTCGTCGTGTCGCTGCTTATTACCTCGGTGCTGCATCCGCACATTCGCTATATCATGAAACGCCTTGGCAAAACAAAGTTGCTGATGGCGGCAATATTAGGGCTAGCGAGTACGGTGCCGCTTGTCTACGCAATTATCATCCAGCCGTCGACTGCGCTTGAGCTTGCTGGGGTGCCAAGCAATATATCGTTTACTCGTATCCGCACTACAGCGCTACAAGCGGTTCTTGATTTAGTTGGATTCAGTGCAGACAGCTCGGGCGCGTTACTGCGACCGGCGTATTCATTAACGCTTGCGCTCGTAGCACTTATCGGGCTGTATCGTCTCGTTATGACGCGCTATACGGCGCGTAGCTATGTAACAATTATTTTGAGCGTCCTGCTTGTACCGCTTATTCTACTTACGCCGGCACATATAAGCGCTCTTTTCTTCGTCATGACGATTCTCATCGCGACTGGATTTGACTTCTTGATACGTTACTGGTACCGGTTATTTCCGCGCAATCCGTACGCGCGGCTGGCAGGGCTGTTGCCGCTTGCTGTGCTGGTAATCGGCATTATTGCTACAAATGTCACGCATTATATGGATGGTTACCGTTACGCGCCAAATGTGCTCGCGCATTATTCAAGCGATTTAAACCTTATACACGCTTACGCTAGTAAGCACGATCAGATGGCACTCGTCGCAACCGAGCAAGAACGCGAATTCTACCATATCGTAGCAGAGCGCTCGCCTAAAATCACGCTACGCGATCAAGCCGACCAGTCGCCCGGTACTATCGTGCTCACACGAGATGCCCGCCGTGCTATGCCCGCCGCGCCAGAATCATGGCAGCTTGAGTGCATTATCACGAATGGGCGCGCCGAGCAGAGCGACCGATTATATGTCTACAAAATCTTACAATAA
- the rpsQ gene encoding 30S ribosomal protein S17 — protein MAKTLTGVVISDVADKTITVAVISRETHPIYKKQYTVTRKYAAHDENNDARKGDTVRIVETRPISKRKSFTLDRIEKRSVGSVELKEEVNAEVSDKVDHDHDSEEDKE, from the coding sequence ATGGCGAAGACACTGACTGGGGTCGTGATATCCGACGTCGCCGACAAAACCATCACCGTCGCCGTTATTTCGCGTGAGACGCATCCGATTTACAAGAAGCAGTATACTGTGACTCGTAAATATGCGGCGCACGACGAGAATAACGATGCTCGTAAGGGTGACACGGTGCGGATTGTCGAAACTCGACCCATCTCGAAGCGTAAGAGCTTCACACTTGATCGTATTGAGAAGCGCTCAGTTGGAAGCGTTGAGTTGAAAGAAGAAGTAAACGCTGAAGTTAGCGACAAAGTTGACCACGATCACGACAGCGAGGAGGATAAAGAATGA
- the rplN gene encoding 50S ribosomal protein L14 — MIQQETRLHVADNSGAKSILCIKVLGGTRRRYARVGDIIVASVKDASSTGNVKKKSVVKAVVVRTRDQIRRKDGSTICFDDNAAVIINDDKTPKATRVFGPVPRELRDMGYGKIISLAPEVL; from the coding sequence ATGATCCAGCAAGAAACTCGTCTGCATGTTGCTGATAACAGCGGGGCGAAATCAATTTTGTGCATTAAGGTCTTGGGCGGAACGCGCCGCCGTTACGCACGTGTCGGCGATATCATCGTCGCAAGCGTGAAAGACGCCAGCTCGACCGGTAACGTTAAGAAGAAATCTGTCGTGAAAGCAGTCGTCGTACGCACGCGCGATCAAATCCGTCGCAAAGATGGCAGCACGATCTGTTTCGATGATAATGCTGCTGTTATCATTAACGACGACAAAACGCCAAAAGCAACACGCGTATTCGGCCCTGTGCCACGCGAGCTACGCGACATGGGATACGGTAAGATTATCAGCTTAGCACCGGAGGTACTATAA
- the rpsN gene encoding 30S ribosomal protein S14, with protein sequence MAKKSMIARDKKRLALIEKFSEKRATLKAEGDLDALQKLPRNSSPSRRKNRDMLDGRPRGYMRRFGMNRIRFREEASKGNIPGVTKSSW encoded by the coding sequence ATGGCGAAGAAATCAATGATCGCACGCGATAAAAAACGCCTGGCTCTGATTGAGAAATTTAGCGAAAAGCGTGCTACGCTAAAGGCGGAAGGCGATCTCGACGCTTTGCAGAAATTACCGCGCAACTCAAGTCCGTCGCGCCGCAAAAATCGCGATATGCTTGATGGCCGTCCGCGCGGCTACATGCGCCGGTTCGGTATGAACCGCATCCGATTCCGCGAAGAAGCAAGCAAAGGCAACATTCCTGGTGTCACAAAGAGTAGTTGGTAA
- the rplE gene encoding 50S ribosomal protein L5, with protein sequence MAETKQTAVYTPRLKALYDDTYTKELQTELKLDNVNQVPRLEKIVVSVGTGKSKDDKRMFAAVKNTLTRVTGQAPVERLAKKSIATFKIRKGMGAPIGVMVTLRGARMYEFLDRLVNVSLPRVRDFHGVGSKFDKGGNYNLGVTDQSIFPELTFEETQLVHGMQVTFAIKNGSKEASRALLEKFGVPFEKEAK encoded by the coding sequence ATGGCAGAGACGAAACAAACCGCCGTTTACACTCCTCGTCTGAAAGCCTTGTATGATGATACGTACACGAAGGAACTGCAGACCGAACTGAAGCTCGACAACGTGAATCAAGTTCCGCGGCTCGAGAAAATTGTTGTGAGTGTGGGAACAGGCAAAAGTAAAGACGATAAGCGTATGTTTGCCGCCGTCAAGAACACATTGACGCGCGTAACAGGACAAGCGCCGGTCGAACGACTTGCGAAAAAATCAATCGCAACATTCAAAATTCGCAAAGGCATGGGCGCGCCAATTGGCGTAATGGTCACATTGCGCGGTGCTCGCATGTACGAGTTCCTTGACCGCTTAGTGAACGTAAGCTTGCCGCGCGTACGCGATTTTCACGGCGTCGGTAGTAAATTTGACAAGGGGGGCAACTACAACCTTGGCGTCACTGACCAAAGTATCTTCCCGGAATTAACGTTTGAGGAAACGCAGCTTGTACACGGCATGCAAGTTACTTTTGCTATCAAGAACGGTAGCAAAGAAGCAAGCCGCGCTCTACTCGAAAAGTTTGGCGTACCATTTGAAAAGGAGGCGAAATAA
- the recR gene encoding recombination protein RecR — protein MAQLLPNALERAINELGRLPGVGPRTAERYAYFLLRADERTAQSMARALTALHSDVKTCPVTFALINADEDISPLYSDAARDKRMIAVVEEPLDIVALERTGQFKGTYHVLGGTISPIDGIGPEQLHIPELLKRIRNDAAEEIIIATNASVEGESTALFIQRHIQEARLNVKVSRLARGIPVGVDLEYADQITLSHALEGRRAL, from the coding sequence ATGGCACAGCTGTTGCCAAACGCGCTAGAGCGTGCAATTAATGAACTCGGGCGATTGCCAGGCGTCGGTCCGCGTACCGCTGAGAGATATGCATATTTTTTGTTGCGTGCCGACGAACGTACTGCGCAGTCTATGGCGCGTGCTTTAACAGCATTGCATAGCGACGTTAAGACGTGCCCTGTTACATTCGCGCTCATCAATGCCGATGAAGACATTTCACCGCTTTATAGCGATGCCGCGCGCGACAAGCGTATGATTGCAGTGGTTGAGGAGCCGCTTGATATCGTTGCGTTAGAGCGTACCGGACAGTTCAAGGGAACGTACCATGTGCTTGGCGGTACGATTTCACCGATAGACGGCATTGGACCAGAACAGCTGCACATTCCAGAATTACTAAAGCGTATCCGCAATGATGCCGCCGAAGAAATTATTATTGCAACAAACGCGAGCGTTGAAGGCGAGTCGACAGCGTTATTTATTCAGCGCCACATTCAAGAAGCACGCCTCAATGTCAAGGTGTCGCGCCTGGCGCGCGGCATTCCCGTGGGTGTCGACCTAGAATATGCCGATCAAATCACCCTCAGTCATGCGCTTGAGGGGCGACGAGCTCTATAG
- the rpsH gene encoding 30S ribosomal protein S8 codes for MSLQSTDPIADLLTRIRNAALVGKTEIRVPTSKLKKVVAEQLVKNHYLAGVKVEDGKPRGTLVVKLAKDGENCPITEITRVSKPGRRVYTAASDIPKVKQGRGIVLVSTSKGVMTGAEAAKAKLGGEVLLKVY; via the coding sequence ATGTCACTACAATCAACTGACCCGATCGCGGATCTCCTGACCCGCATTCGTAACGCTGCGCTAGTCGGCAAAACGGAGATTCGCGTACCGACCAGTAAACTGAAAAAAGTTGTTGCTGAGCAGTTGGTGAAGAACCACTACTTGGCTGGTGTAAAAGTTGAGGACGGCAAGCCGCGCGGTACGCTCGTCGTAAAACTTGCAAAAGATGGTGAGAACTGTCCGATCACGGAAATTACACGTGTTTCCAAACCTGGTCGTCGTGTTTATACTGCTGCAAGCGATATCCCAAAGGTTAAGCAAGGCCGCGGCATCGTGCTTGTCAGTACGAGCAAAGGTGTAATGACTGGCGCTGAAGCTGCTAAGGCGAAACTTGGTGGAGAGGTGTTGCTAAAAGTTTATTAA
- the dnaX gene encoding DNA polymerase III subunit gamma/tau, with protein sequence MSQALYRKYRSKKLSEIVGQTHITRLLERALKRGTVAHAYLLTGPRGVGKTSIARILAHEINNLPYTDESTHLDIIEIDAASNNSVEDIRDLRDKVQIAPVSAPKKVYIIDEVHMLSKSAFNALLKTLEEPPEHVVFILATTDADKLPATILSRVQRFNFRLISEADVVAHLRTIAEAERIKIDDDALRLIAEQGQGSFRDSISLLDQLQHVADGAITAQLIEESLGLASAHDIDMLLTAAKTGDIAAIVQQLDTMEHSGVPAPIVTEQIARYIRCHAITHPERLMLLDPLAKVTRSPWPYTLLLVALTSQANIAAQPVATAAVLSGNSAVKPANSPAQAKEPALHEAPQVSKKSPETPAASPRAHTSAATNSGVTSIQKPSVSIKDDKSNATSSASTAAPAHNKKNKEEKSFAWDDFLAPLKESAAGAHSILAKCKYCYDGATLTIYAGKKFAKTQIDKVLPALAESLQMIGLPDIEITVLATPKPPEDSQTAAIIAMMGGGEEVSL encoded by the coding sequence ATGAGCCAAGCGTTATACCGAAAATACCGCTCGAAAAAATTGAGCGAAATTGTTGGTCAGACACACATTACACGGCTATTGGAGCGCGCGCTAAAGCGTGGCACGGTAGCGCATGCATACTTACTGACTGGACCGCGCGGTGTTGGCAAGACATCAATTGCGCGGATCCTAGCGCATGAAATTAATAACTTACCGTATACTGACGAATCGACGCACCTGGATATTATCGAAATTGATGCAGCGAGCAACAACTCCGTTGAGGATATTCGCGATTTACGCGATAAAGTACAGATTGCACCAGTCAGCGCTCCGAAAAAAGTGTATATCATTGACGAAGTACATATGCTCAGCAAGTCGGCGTTCAATGCGCTCCTCAAGACGCTTGAGGAGCCGCCGGAGCACGTTGTTTTTATTCTCGCAACCACTGACGCCGATAAACTACCGGCAACAATTTTGAGTCGCGTGCAGCGATTTAATTTTCGGCTAATCAGCGAAGCGGATGTGGTAGCACACCTGCGCACAATTGCCGAAGCCGAGCGCATCAAGATTGATGACGATGCCTTGCGGCTTATTGCTGAGCAAGGACAGGGAAGTTTTCGCGACAGCATCAGTCTGCTCGATCAATTACAGCATGTCGCAGATGGCGCGATTACCGCGCAGCTAATAGAAGAGTCGCTCGGGCTCGCAAGCGCGCACGATATTGATATGCTGCTCACGGCAGCAAAGACAGGTGACATAGCGGCAATTGTACAACAGCTTGACACTATGGAGCATAGTGGCGTACCGGCACCAATTGTTACCGAGCAAATTGCACGATATATTCGATGCCATGCGATCACACACCCGGAACGTTTAATGTTACTTGACCCGCTCGCGAAAGTAACACGCAGCCCGTGGCCGTATACATTGTTATTGGTTGCGCTAACATCGCAGGCGAATATAGCAGCGCAGCCAGTTGCTACGGCTGCTGTACTTAGTGGAAATAGCGCGGTAAAGCCAGCCAATTCTCCGGCGCAGGCAAAAGAGCCTGCGTTACACGAAGCACCGCAGGTATCCAAAAAATCGCCAGAAACACCTGCCGCGTCTCCGCGGGCACATACGAGTGCGGCAACAAACTCAGGTGTAACCTCTATACAAAAGCCCTCAGTATCAATAAAAGATGACAAGAGCAATGCTACATCGTCCGCATCAACCGCAGCGCCGGCGCACAATAAGAAAAATAAGGAAGAAAAATCCTTTGCTTGGGATGATTTTCTCGCGCCGCTCAAGGAATCTGCTGCGGGCGCGCACAGTATTCTTGCTAAATGTAAGTATTGCTACGACGGTGCGACTCTTACTATCTACGCTGGTAAAAAATTCGCCAAAACTCAAATCGATAAAGTGTTACCGGCACTCGCCGAATCGTTGCAAATGATCGGTTTGCCCGACATCGAAATCACCGTACTTGCTACGCCGAAACCGCCAGAAGATAGTCAAACTGCCGCAATTATTGCTATGATGGGCGGTGGAGAGGAGGTTAGTTTATAA
- the rplP gene encoding 50S ribosomal protein L16, translating into MLLPKKVAHRKVRIGKNRGNATRGNYVAFGDYGLQSLDNERITSRQIEAARQAMTRHVKRGGKIWIRIFPHTPVTKKALGLKMGGGKGNPEYYVAKVKTGTVMFEMKGVSEDVAREAMRLAGHKLPVRVRFVKREEV; encoded by the coding sequence ATGTTATTACCGAAAAAAGTTGCTCATCGTAAAGTCCGAATTGGTAAAAATCGTGGTAACGCAACGCGCGGCAACTATGTCGCATTTGGCGACTACGGTCTGCAGAGCCTTGATAACGAGCGCATCACCAGCCGGCAGATTGAGGCCGCTCGCCAGGCGATGACACGCCACGTCAAGCGCGGCGGTAAGATTTGGATTCGTATTTTCCCGCATACGCCAGTTACTAAAAAGGCTCTTGGGCTAAAAATGGGTGGCGGCAAGGGTAACCCGGAATATTACGTTGCCAAGGTAAAAACCGGCACAGTTATGTTTGAGATGAAGGGCGTTAGCGAAGATGTAGCCCGCGAAGCGATGCGCCTCGCCGGCCACAAATTGCCTGTCCGTGTCCGATTCGTAAAGCGGGAGGAGGTGTAG
- a CDS encoding glycosyltransferase: MVKPKVNIVMPTWNALEYTKITLSRLFESTKVPFTLTIIDNASRKETIDFLKKIKSQGSCIKINKIFNQKNLGSGRAFNQGWQISREEDIEFTCLINNDLYFSRGWLEALLTEMEAPKIGAVAPIGVSQYSNYFDGMRNSRKVFEELNKDLSPQDELIDFFEGDLDRNMKKFCQSNTSQIFTEIPSFLPSHCLLVRNKIIEEIGFIADPIYKTYGCDDVDLSWEILCRGYFLKISNQTLVYHFRHRSITEHDLNRKEKLAKTTKNFLNKWHNTITKLTSQDDFFEKFFDLSFQQFAILRKMNQECHFLEEKSKIFAAFACLGKTNFSKKYPHLSRDLEISNFRCLFKSSEDIEGLEPTLEQDVNPHFPQNYLCAIGKNYGKKAIIFIALSPEIMRILDNLGVLYSVIYPEKNMAPETLKHTKDRGNNNDFIKLLRKNLSNNNELNRITSNTRPKRIIIAKNQDTIESILKNDHEIQNILLRNSSFTYKGVCYSVVFKSLINKRIPNKNWGASLRSRKN, from the coding sequence ATGGTGAAGCCAAAAGTTAATATAGTAATGCCAACCTGGAATGCGCTTGAATATACCAAGATAACTCTCAGCAGGCTCTTTGAAAGTACCAAGGTACCTTTTACCTTAACAATTATTGATAATGCGTCGAGGAAAGAAACGATTGATTTTCTTAAAAAGATTAAATCACAAGGAAGTTGTATTAAAATAAACAAAATTTTTAATCAAAAAAATCTCGGGTCGGGTCGTGCATTTAATCAAGGCTGGCAAATTTCGCGAGAAGAGGATATTGAGTTTACGTGTCTAATCAATAACGATTTGTACTTCTCTAGAGGATGGCTTGAAGCACTTTTAACAGAAATGGAGGCACCGAAAATTGGCGCAGTGGCTCCAATAGGGGTTTCGCAATATTCAAATTATTTTGACGGGATGCGAAATTCGCGCAAAGTTTTTGAAGAGTTGAACAAGGATTTATCTCCCCAGGATGAACTCATAGACTTTTTTGAAGGTGACCTTGATAGAAACATGAAGAAATTTTGCCAATCAAACACTTCGCAAATTTTTACAGAGATTCCGAGTTTTCTGCCAAGCCACTGCCTTCTAGTGCGAAATAAAATTATTGAAGAGATAGGATTCATTGCTGATCCAATTTACAAAACATACGGTTGCGACGATGTAGACTTATCGTGGGAAATTCTGTGCCGTGGTTATTTCCTAAAAATATCAAACCAAACACTTGTCTATCATTTTCGCCACAGATCAATCACAGAGCACGACCTAAATCGTAAAGAGAAACTAGCAAAAACAACAAAAAATTTTCTTAATAAATGGCATAATACTATCACGAAATTAACAAGTCAGGACGACTTTTTCGAAAAATTTTTCGATTTAAGCTTTCAGCAATTTGCAATTCTTCGAAAAATGAACCAGGAATGTCATTTCTTGGAAGAAAAAAGTAAGATATTTGCTGCATTTGCCTGTTTGGGCAAAACTAATTTTTCAAAAAAGTATCCGCATCTCTCACGAGATTTAGAGATCTCAAATTTCCGCTGTCTCTTTAAAAGCAGCGAAGACATTGAAGGCTTAGAACCAACGTTAGAGCAAGATGTAAATCCTCATTTTCCGCAGAACTATTTGTGTGCAATCGGTAAAAATTATGGTAAAAAAGCGATTATCTTTATTGCGCTTTCACCTGAGATTATGCGGATTTTAGATAATTTAGGAGTCTTGTACTCTGTCATTTACCCTGAGAAAAACATGGCGCCCGAGACATTAAAGCACACAAAAGATAGAGGTAATAACAATGACTTCATAAAGCTTCTGCGCAAGAACTTATCAAACAACAACGAGCTTAATCGTATAACGTCAAACACCAGGCCAAAGCGAATCATTATCGCAAAAAATCAAGACACTATTGAATCAATTCTAAAGAACGACCATGAGATTCAAAATATCTTGCTTAGAAATTCAAGTTTTACCTATAAGGGCGTTTGTTACTCGGTAGTTTTTAAAAGCTTAATTAACAAAAGGATTCCAAATAAAAACTGGGGGGCAAGTCTACGCAGTAGGAAGAATTAA
- the rplX gene encoding 50S ribosomal protein L24: protein MAQRIRKDDTVKIISGAHKGTTGKVLAVNPKDGTALVEGVGLGHRYVKPNQLNPRGGKKDIHKPVNLSKLALVVDEKSGKTSRVGYVVNDGAKTRVARQLKNKEIN, encoded by the coding sequence ATGGCTCAGCGTATTCGTAAAGATGACACGGTCAAAATCATCTCTGGCGCACACAAAGGCACGACTGGCAAGGTGCTCGCTGTCAACCCGAAGGACGGTACGGCACTCGTTGAAGGCGTCGGCTTGGGGCACCGCTATGTCAAACCGAATCAATTGAATCCGCGTGGCGGCAAGAAGGATATCCATAAGCCAGTGAATCTATCCAAGCTTGCGCTGGTTGTTGATGAGAAATCTGGCAAAACTAGCCGCGTCGGCTACGTCGTGAACGACGGCGCTAAGACGCGCGTGGCGCGCCAATTAAAGAATAAGGAGATTAACTAA